A window of the Branchiibius hedensis genome harbors these coding sequences:
- a CDS encoding SDR family NAD(P)-dependent oxidoreductase gives MNGEATIAPSLAGKTALVTGAAHGQGAAEAALFASLGATVIATDLLHAEVADVARRLGPSVTGLAHDTASRSSWDDVVAATVEVHGHLDVLVNNAGVYRTGEFLPWLEADLRHVLDVNLIGPLLGVQAVVPVMPPGGSIINIASISALRGHPGAVPYAASKWGLRGATRSLAGELAPRQIRVNCVCPGSVDTPMTQNSTADLSLLPVPRKGTPEEVAFIVAYLASDASGYMTGTEIVIDGGATA, from the coding sequence ATGAACGGCGAGGCGACAATCGCACCCTCCCTCGCCGGAAAGACCGCCCTGGTCACCGGTGCCGCACACGGACAGGGAGCCGCCGAAGCAGCACTCTTCGCCAGCCTCGGGGCCACGGTGATCGCCACCGACCTGCTGCACGCCGAGGTCGCCGATGTCGCCCGGCGGCTCGGGCCCTCAGTGACCGGGTTGGCTCACGACACGGCGTCCCGCTCTTCCTGGGACGATGTCGTGGCTGCCACGGTGGAGGTGCACGGCCACCTCGACGTCCTGGTCAACAACGCCGGCGTCTACCGGACGGGCGAATTCCTGCCGTGGCTGGAGGCAGACCTTCGGCACGTGTTGGACGTCAATCTGATCGGGCCACTGCTGGGTGTCCAGGCGGTCGTACCCGTGATGCCCCCGGGCGGCTCCATCATCAACATCGCCTCCATCTCGGCCCTTCGCGGGCACCCTGGTGCCGTCCCCTATGCGGCGTCCAAGTGGGGTCTGCGTGGCGCCACCCGCTCGCTCGCCGGGGAACTGGCTCCACGGCAGATCCGGGTCAACTGCGTCTGTCCCGGATCGGTGGATACCCCGATGACGCAGAACAGCACCGCCGACCTCAGCCTGCTTCCGGTGCCCCGCAAGGGGACGCCGGAGGAGGTCGCATTCATCGTCGCCTACCTGGCGTCCGATGCCAGCGGCTACATGACCGGCACGGAAATCGTTATCGATGGAGGAGCTACCGCATGA
- a CDS encoding AMP-binding protein — MITDRLRAPAYMPDLLVRALARGRSLPAVQLPGATLSYAQLRDRISQFAQAYTAAGVMPGTPVAVLSANRPEVFFVLGAGYLTATRATALHPKGSLDDHAFVLEDAGIDTLVFDPAGYADHVVALAERLPGLTRLFSLGPAPIGTDLVTLADTFTPRRLVAPQVHADQPSSLVYTGGSTGRPKGVVGTYRSTAMLTQIQLSEWEWPTTLRFLFCTPLGHAAGGFWIPVLLRGGSMVAMSAFSATAFLETVQRERITATMLVPTMLYAILDHPDLDSYDVSSLEVIYYGASPISPSRLAEAIRRFGPIFFQFYGQTESPMTISVMRRSEHREDDLERLASCGRPVAWLEVALLDPDGTAVSPGVSGEVCVRGPLVTDGYWNRPEETDRLFAGGWLHTGDIARQDADGFLTIVDRTKDVIISGGFNVFPREIEDVISAQPAVAEVAVIGVPDPKWGEAVKAVVVPQPGQHPDVAAIIAAVRERKGPSHAPKSVDIVSELPLTAVGKPDKPTLRQRYWQGQTRQVG; from the coding sequence ATGATCACCGACCGACTCCGCGCCCCGGCGTACATGCCCGATCTGCTCGTGCGGGCGCTCGCGCGCGGCCGCAGCCTCCCGGCTGTCCAACTGCCCGGGGCGACGCTGTCCTACGCCCAGCTACGGGATCGGATCAGCCAGTTCGCCCAGGCGTATACGGCCGCCGGTGTGATGCCTGGCACCCCCGTCGCCGTCCTCTCGGCCAACCGCCCCGAGGTGTTCTTCGTGCTGGGGGCGGGGTACCTCACCGCAACGCGAGCCACCGCGCTGCACCCGAAGGGCTCGCTCGATGACCACGCTTTCGTCCTGGAAGATGCCGGCATCGACACCCTGGTCTTCGATCCTGCCGGGTACGCCGATCACGTCGTGGCGCTCGCCGAGCGCCTGCCGGGTCTGACCCGTCTGTTCTCCCTCGGCCCGGCCCCCATCGGCACCGATCTGGTGACCCTGGCCGACACGTTCACCCCGCGACGGTTGGTGGCCCCTCAGGTGCACGCCGATCAACCTTCCAGCCTGGTCTACACCGGAGGTTCGACCGGTCGGCCCAAGGGGGTCGTCGGGACCTACCGGAGCACCGCGATGCTCACCCAGATCCAGTTGTCAGAATGGGAGTGGCCGACGACGCTGCGCTTCCTCTTCTGTACGCCGCTCGGTCATGCTGCCGGTGGATTCTGGATCCCTGTGCTGCTACGCGGCGGCTCGATGGTCGCGATGTCCGCCTTCTCCGCCACGGCTTTCCTGGAAACGGTTCAGCGCGAACGGATTACGGCCACGATGTTGGTGCCGACGATGCTCTACGCCATCCTCGATCACCCGGATCTGGACTCTTACGACGTGTCGTCGCTGGAGGTCATCTACTACGGGGCTTCTCCCATCTCGCCCAGTCGCTTGGCCGAGGCCATCCGCAGATTCGGGCCGATCTTCTTCCAGTTCTACGGTCAGACCGAATCGCCGATGACGATCTCGGTCATGCGACGCAGCGAGCACCGTGAAGACGATCTCGAGCGCCTCGCCAGTTGCGGTCGGCCCGTCGCCTGGCTCGAGGTGGCGCTGTTGGATCCGGACGGGACCGCGGTCTCGCCTGGTGTCTCCGGAGAGGTCTGCGTGCGTGGCCCCCTGGTCACCGACGGCTATTGGAATCGGCCGGAGGAGACCGATCGGCTCTTCGCCGGCGGATGGTTGCACACCGGCGACATCGCGCGCCAGGACGCGGATGGCTTCCTGACCATCGTCGACCGGACCAAGGACGTCATCATCTCGGGAGGATTCAACGTCTTCCCCCGGGAGATCGAGGACGTGATCTCCGCACAGCCCGCGGTCGCCGAGGTCGCCGTGATCGGCGTACCTGACCCGAAGTGGGGGGAGGCCGTGAAGGCGGTCGTGGTCCCTCAACCCGGTCAGCACCCGGACGTGGCAGCCATCATCGCCGCTGTGCGCGAGCGCAAAGGCCCCAGTCACGCGCCGAAGAGCGTCGACATCGTCAGCGAACTCCCACTGACGGCCGTCGGCAAACCGGACAAACCTACACTGCGACAGCGTTATTGGCAGGGTCAAACTCGCCAGGTCGGGTGA